In Providencia alcalifaciens, the sequence TTGTTCATCACGGAATTTAAATAATGGTGCTAATGGACCAAATGTTTCTTCTTTCGCGACTTTCATGGATTCAGTCACATTGACTAATACCGTCGGTTCGAAGAACAGACCACCAAGGCTGGCAGATTTGCCACCCGCTACGATGCTGGCGCCTTGAGCAACAGCATCTGCGATATGCTCAGACACTTTATCCACAGCAGCTTGGTTGATGAGTGGGCCTTGCTCTGAATCGGCTTGGGTCGCTGGACCAATTTTTAACGCACTCACGGCTTTCGCGAGGCGAGCCGCGAACTCATCGTAAACGCCTTCTTGAACTAAAATACGGTTTGCACACACGCAAGTTTGTCCGCTATTACGGAATTTAGCGGCTAAAGCCCCTTGAACCGCGGCGTCTAAATCGGCATCGTCAAATACGATAAACGGTGCATTACCGCCTAATTCCAATGACATTTTTTTCACGGTATCTGCGCACTGTTCCATCAGTAATTTACCCACGCGGGTAGAACCGGTGAAGGTCAGTTTGCGAACAATCGGGCTAGATGTCATGACCGCGCCAATCGCTTTGGCATCGGTACCTGGAACGATGTTGAATACGCCAGCAGGAATACCAGCTTCTTCACCTAATGCCGCTAATGCCAGCGCAGATAATGGGGTTTCAGCCGCAGGTTTTAATACCATGGTGCAACCCGCCGCGAGGGCAGGACCGACTTTGCGGGTGATCATCGCATTCGGGAAGTTCCAAGGAGTAATAGCGGCTACCACACCCACAGGCTGCTTGATGGTCACTAAGCGGCGACCTGGCAGTGGGGAGGGGATAGTTTCGCCGTAAGTACGTTTACCTTCTTCGGCAAACCACTCGATAAAGCTGGCGCCATAGGCAATTTCGCCCATGGATTCATTGATGGATTTACCTTGCTCAGTACTCAGGATCTGCGCGAGTTCTTGTTGGTTTTCCATCATTAAACGGAACCATTTGTTCAGAATTTGGCTACGTTCTTTAGCGCTTTTGGCACGCCATGCTGGCAATGCTTTTTCTGCGGCTTCAATAGCTTGTTGAGTTTCCGTGGCACCCACATTACTGACGCGAGCAATCACTTCTCCATTTGCTGGGTTAGTCACATCAAACTGGCTACTGTCTTGGGCATTTACCCATTGACCATTAATGTAAGCCTGCTGGCGGAATAATTTAGAATTGGTGTTTAAGCTCATTTTTCGTTGTTCTCCGAAGACACTGAATGAACGTGCGCGTGGACATTTTTAGCGGACAAGCGTTGGCTTGAAAAACTCAGTCCGGCACAAATCGCCATTACGAGTGCCATAGCAAATGGGGATTCATCTTGTAGTATGGACACTGCAACACTGGCAAGGGCTGCCAAGGCAAACTGAATTGAGATGGCGAGCGCACTGGCGCTGCCTGCGATTTTCCCGCGGTGTTGCAGTAACAGTGACAAACTGTTGGTGCCGATAGCATTAACCATCGATAGGAACAGAACCACTAGGATAACAATAATTGGTAGGCTTTGTTGATAGAAAATTAACAACAGAACACCAAAAATCAATTGGATACCGCTTTGCATGCCTAAAATGCGTGGCAGGCTATACACCTTGAGTAACCGGACGTTCAGCAGCAACATGGCAATCATGCCTAAAATATTGCAGCCAAACAGCAGCCCATAATACTGTTCAGAAACACCAAAATAATTGATATACACAAACGGTGAACCACTGATAAAGGCGAACATACCGGCAAAAGAGAATGCCATGGTGCCAATGATACTCAGTGCTTCTCGGTCTGTGAGCACCAACCGATAATTATGAAAGGCGACACCGACTAAATTGCGGGATTCACGCTGATGAGGCAAGGTTTCAGGTAGCAGTAAGAAAATGGCTAAAACAGAGCACAGCCCCACTACCGCGAGCACATAGAAAATCACTTGCCATTCAAAATGAATTAATAAAAACCCGCCCACTAGTGGTGCTAATAATGGGGCTATCATGGTGACTAATGTCATCAGTGATAGCACTTTAGGCAGTTCACTAGAAGGGTACACATCACGGGCAATGGCGCGCGCCATCACTATCGCTGCACCACTTCCAAACGCTTGCAACGCTCTAAAGGTAATTAAGGCTTCCGAGCTGGTGGCTTGGGCGCATAACAGGCTGGCGAGGGTGAAAATGACCAGCCCACTGAGCAACATTTTACGGCGCCCCAGCAGATCGCTTAGGGGACCATAAAACAGCATGCCGACGCAGAAACCCGCAAAAAATGCCCCGAGGGTGTACTGCATCTGTCCTTGAGTGGCATTCAGTGCCTGTGCCATTTGTGGCAAGGCTGGTAAGTACATATCAATCGATAGGGGACCGAACGCCACCAGTGAGCCCAGTAACGGGATCAACCAGCGCGGTATCGGTCTATTAGTAAATGAAATTGGCATATTGCCCCCTATCGATATCCATCAATGACAACTTAAACTTTCTATGACTTAAACAAGGCATGCACATTGTTCTGCTTGTAGTTCAGAACAGGATCGAGCTCTTCCATGGTGAAAGAGAGCGCCAAGTAACGCTTTGCCATTAAATCGGCAAAATGCACTTTGATCAGATCAAACAGCATTTCCCCCGTTTTTTGGCGATCTTCAAGGGAGCGACCCGCACCAATTTTTAAGGTCATATGCACAAACGCGTAATCGTGTTTGCCATCCGCCATTTGCCAAGTATCCAGCCAGATTGCGCGGCTACGAATACCCCCTAATGGGAAAATTCCTGTGCCAGCCAGCGCGCTGTTTACTTTAGCGAACAGCTCCGGTAGGGCGGCTTCTTCACGAATGTTATCTGTGCATTCAGCATAAAAATGAGGCATATCCGTTCCTTATGCGTTGGCCGCTTGTTTGTCAGTAATAAACTTTGGCAGTGGGAAAATCGCGTTGATTTGCCCAGTACCGGAACTGGCGAACAGGTCAGTTAATACTTCCACTTTCTCGTCATATTTATCCCAACCGAGTAGACCCAGTAACATCACGGTGTCATGCATGTGACCTTCGCCATAGCAGTAATCCGCGTATTCTGGCAGCATTTTGCAGAACTCAGCGAAACGACCTTCACGCCACAGTTTGACGACGCGTTTGTCCATTTGCTCATCGAATTCGCGGGTGTAGCTGTTCATACCGTCTTCTGCACGATGGTCATCGATAAAGCGATGAGATAAGGAGCCGCTTGCTAATACCGCCACGGTACCGTCATATTTTTCAATCGCAGTCAGTACGGCTTCGCCTAATTTGCGGCTAGTTTCAAAGCTGTGTGAGGTACAGAATGCTGAAATGGAGATCACTTTAAAGTGGCGATCGCTATTCATATAACGCATTGGAACCAGCGTTGCGTACTCCAAAGTTAGGCTTGGAATTTCATGGGCTTGAGCACGAACGCCGAGCTTGCGAGCTTCTTCTCCGATCATCTGGCCCAATACAGAGTTGCCGTCATACTCATATTCCATATCGCGGATGAAGTGTGGCAATTCATTACTGGTATAGATGCCTTTAAAGTGATCGGCACAATTAATGTGATACGCACTGTTAACTAACCAATGGGTATCAAAAACAATAATGGTGTCGACGCCGAGTTCACGGCAGCGACGACTGATTTCTTTGTGTCCATCAATGGCGGCTTGGCGACAACCGTGGTTTTTGCCCGGCAGTTCAGATAGGTACATTGATGGGACGTGTGTTATTTTTGCCGTTAGTGCCAACTTACCCATTTCCTTCCCCTTATTCGTCATACTTCACGTTGTAGCTGTGTTGGCTTTACTCTGTCACTCGGGTCACATACTTATGTATGCTCCCCGAGATGTCATCGTTTGCCGCCTTGCTACACCGCGAATTATTTAGAATAAGTAGCTGAATTAATTATCATTGATTCAAAATTACTTAAAATAAAAAATGGTGTAGCTTGCTACGGAGTAACTTTGCTTTTTACTATGTAACTTACACACCCCAGCGTGGGATGTTGTGGTCGCCGTAGGAGATACAAACGTTCTTCATTTCGGCGAAGACTTCGAAGCTATACTCGCCGCCTTCACGGCCCACGCCAGAGGCTTTTACGCCGCCGAATGGTTGACGTAAATCACGCACGTTTTGGGTGTTAACGAATACCATTCCTGCTTCGATATTACGGGAGAGACGTAGGATTTTGCTGACATCTTGCGTCCAAATATAGGAAGCCAGACCGTACTCCACATCGTTCGCCATACGCAGACCATCTTCTTCGGTCTTGAATGGAATTAAACAAGCGACGGGTCCGAAGATCTCTTCTTGAGCCACACGCATGCGGTTGTCCACATCCGCCAGAACTGTTGGACGTAGGAAATGGCCATTTTTCAGGTGAGCCGGCAGATCCGTTGGTTTGTCTGGACCGCCCGCTAACAGGGTTGCGCCTTCTTCCATACCAATGCGGATATAACCAGACACTTTATTCCAGTGTTGCTGGCTGATCAGAGCGCCCACTTGGGTTTTCGGATCCGTTGGGTCGCCGACGATCAGGCGATTTGCACGCTCAGCAAAGCGTTTTACAAATTCAGGGTAAATGCTTTCTTGGATGAAAATACGTGAACCCGCAGTACAACGCTCGCCATTGATAGAGAAAATGGTGAACAGCGCGGCATCCATTGCACGTTCAATGTCGGCATCTTCAAAAATCAGAACCGGAGATTTACCGCCTAATTCCATGGAATATTTTTTCAGACCCGCGTTTTGCATAATGGCGCGACCCGTTGCGGTGCCCCCTGTGAAGGAGACAGCGCGAACGTCATGGTGTTTTACCAGAGCGTCACCCGCGGTTGCACCATAACCTTGCACCACGTTCAGTACGCCCGCAGGAATTCCTGCTTCAAGGGCTAATTCACCTAAACGGTTTGCAGATAGCGGAGACAGTTCAGACATTTTCAGAACCGCGGTGTTACCCAGAGCTAAACACGGTGCTGTTTTCCATGTTGCGGTCATAAATGGCACGTTCCATGGCGAGATTAATCCGCACACACCCACTGGCTGGATCAGGGTGTAGTTCATCATTTTGTCGTCAACCGGATAGGTGCGACCGTTCATTTGCTGGCAAATTTCAGCAAAGAATTCAAAGTTGTGTGACGCGCGAGGGATCAGCACGTTTTTAGTTTGGTGGATAGGTAAACCGGTATCATTGGTTTCCATTTCAGCAATTTGAGGTACGTTTTCGTCGATCAGCTCACCTAAGCGGCGCATCAAGCGGGCGCGCTCTTTCATTGGGGTATTCGCCCACTTAGGGAAGGCTTCTTTTGCAGCCGCAACCGCTTGGTTGATCTCGTCTTGACCGCCTGATGCCACTTCCGCTAATACTTCACCCGTTGCTGGGTTAGTGGTTTCGAAATACTCTTTGCTTTCAACGTTTTTGCCGTTGATCCAATGGTTAATCTTAGTCATCACACTCGCTCCTCATACTCTTTTTCGCTGATAATGGTATTGATCAGCCTGCCCACACCTTCAACTTCAACGATCACTTCATCACCCGGAACCACATCAGACAGCCCTTTTGGCGTACCTGTTGCGATCATGTCCCCCGGTTGCAGTGTCATAAAGTCACTCAGGTAGGCAATTAAAAATGGGATATTAAAAATCAGATCCGCGGTGGTGCCTTTTTGACGCAATTCACCATTAACGTAGGTGTACAGTGCGAGGTTGTGTGGATCTTTAATATCTGCCTTGTCTACCATCCACGGGCCGATTGGCGTCAGCGTATCGCGGCTTTTTACGCGTAGGTTTGGACGGTAGTAATTCTCTAAATAGTCACGGATAGCATAGTCATTACACACGGTATAGCCGGCGACGTAATCCATGGCATCTTCTTGGGAAACTTTGTGAGCGGCTTTACCAATAATCACCACCAGCTCAGACTCATAGTGCATGTATTCAACATTGTCTGGGCGGACAGACACTTGGCGGTGGCCTGTTAAGCTGTTTTCTGCTTTGATAAAAATCAGTGGCTCTTCAGGTGGCTTAAATTCTAATTCAGTGGCGTGGTCGGCATAGTTCAGACCCAACGCGAATAAGGTACCTTGTGCAGGTGGTAGCCACTCAACATCTGCGCTATCACCAGAAATCACGTTGCCGTTTGGCAGCTTGATGGCTTCGTTGTCACCGACAGTGACGGAATATTCAGTGCCTTGATAACGAATTTTTGCGTGTTTCATGATTATTGTCCTCCTGCCGCAACAACGCTGTTCTTGAGGCTTGGGAAGCCAGTTGCTTGGATCTCAACCTGATCACCGGGTTTGATGGTGACGCGCTGATGAGGGGTGCCCAGTAAAATCACATCCCCTTGCTTTAGGGTTGCAAAGTCGCTCAGTGCAGCCACTAATTCGCTTGCGCTACGAACGAGATCCTTGGTTGACCATCTGTTAGCTTCTTGACCGTTAATCAGTGTCACGATCTCAACAGGTGAAGATAACGATGTTTTGACTAACTCGCCGATTGGGCAAAAAGTATCACGGCATTTTGCTTTAATCGCAGGGCGGTAGAAGGTGTCTTCTGGCAGGCTAACTTCATTCGCCAGTGCAAAGCCAGCAATGAATTCCAATGCATTTTGAGCGGTCACTTTGCGTGCATCTTTACCAATCACTAGCGCCAGTGTTGCGCCGCTTTGTACTTCTTCGCCAGCAGGATGCAGGATGTTATCCCCGGAATTAATGCGTGTATTACGCGGCTTAATAAACCACACAGGTGTTTTCGGTGGGGTTTTATAAGGGGCTTGCTGGAACGCCTCGAGCCAATGATCAAGCTGGCTTTGATGGTTGAGGGCAACGGCAAAAACAGTGCCTTTCATTGACAACTCCTTATTAAAAAAATCTATTCTGATTGATTATTAATATATTAATAAAGTATTATTTTGTAATAAGCAATAGCTTTATAGAAATGTTAATTTTAATTGTGATCTTATTAACATAATAACGAAGTGAATGTGTAACTTGCTGTATGTAATGGGTTTATTAAATTTTTAATTTTTAAAATTTCACAATATATTAACTTTAAATTTTTGATAAAATTTATTTACTCATTAATATTTTGGTGTTTTTCTTTGAGATTGTTAGTGCTGCATGCTACTCTTGCAGTTAAGATAATTGAGTGTGTTGCTGTTACCCCTATGATTTATTGCTAATCTTAAGTAGCGTTAAAAATGGTAACCAGCACGGAGGCTGACTAACCCCCTGCCGTGGGTGTTTAATAACTTTAAATAGCGTGGTGAGTTTTAAGCTTATGCATGAATCGTTGACAATTGCATTATTACAGGCGCGAGAGACCGCAATGGGCTTCTTTCGACCAATATTAAAGTCCTATAATTTGACCGAACAGCAATGGCGTATCATTCGCGTGCTAGCGGATAATCGCTCTATTGATTTTCATGAATTATCAGTACAAACCTGTATTTTGCGTCCAAGCTTAACGGGGATTTTGACTCGTATGGAACGCGAAGGGCTAATTTTCCGTTTAAAGCCATTGAATGACCAACGTAAACTGTATGTCTCACTGACCCCAACAGGGCAAGAGTTGTATGACAAGGCGCGTCAGGAAGTTGAAGAGGGTTATCAAAAGATTGAGCAGGCATTCTCCCAAGAGAAAATGCAGCAGCTGACGGCGTTATTGGAAGAGTTGATTGCGCTGGAAAGCCCAGATTACAGTAGTATTATGGATAGAAGCAAGATCGCATAAATACTCGTCATACTTTGAACCGCAGCGTTGTTGGTTGCGCTCAGCTACTCGGGTCATATACTTATATATGCTTCCCGAGATAGCTTCTCTTACCGCCTAAATACTCGTCATACTTTGAACCGCAGCGTTGTTGGCTGCGCTCAGCTACTCAGGTCACATACTTGTGTATGCTCCCCGAGATAGCTTCTCTTACCGCCTAGCTGCAATTCAAATTATTTAGAGTATTGCTTGTGGCATGCTTTGAACCGCAGCGTTGTTGGTTGCGCTCAGCTACTCGGGTCACATACTTGTGTATGCTTCCCGAGATAGCTTCGCTTGCCGCCTAACTGCAATTCAAATTATTTAGAGTATGCATTTGGGGCATATTTTTAGCGATTACTTGCCGAGCAAGTGCAAGAAGTGAATATGTTTTTCATATTGGTCGAGGATGTCATGAATGATTTGCTCTTTCGCCCAGCCCATCACGTCGTAATCCTGCCCACCTTCTTTTAAGTGGATTTCTGCGCGGTAGTATTTTTGCTCTTCACTACGCTCTTCATCATTGTCTGTGCCCATACCTGCTAGGGCAAAGGCCGGCTGAATATAGTAACGTAGACGAACTTCGTATAAAAAGTTCATATCTTCGCCTAAATCCACTTCAAACCCGATCCTATCGTCTTTATCTGTATGGATATGGCAAACCGTGCCTTGCTTGGAGAGTTCCTCAGAAACCATCTCCATGGATGGCTTCACGGACTCTTCCATAAAGCGTTTTACATGGGCACGTTTCGGGAAATAAACAATATTACGCAAGCGGCGCTGCCACGGAATCGGGTTACGGCTCGCAGTTGGGGCGATGGTAGCTAATTGCTGGCTATCGCGTTTATAGGCATCCACGCGTAATGCTTTGAATAACCCATAAATGGAGATAAGCAATACGATAGCAAATGGCAGAGCACTCGCGATGGTTAAGGTTTGCAGGGCTTGCAAGCCACCCGCCAACAGCATGGTGATAGCGACCACACCCATTAAGCCAGCCCAGAAAATACGTTGCCAGACAGGCGTATCGGAGTCACCACCCGAGGCGAGGGTATCGACCACCATGGCACCGGAATCTGCTGAGGTGACAAAGAACACCACCACCATTAGCATGGCGAAGAAAGATAATACCGTTGAGAACGGGAAGTAAGTTAGAAACTCAAATAGGGCGAGAGACACATCGGATTGCACGGTTTCTGCCAGTCGGGTTGCCCCTTGGTTTTTGATTAAATCAATGGCGGTATTACCAAAGAACGTCATCCACATCAGGGTAAAGCCCGCAGGGACAAACAGCACGCCAGTGACAAACTCACGAATGGTACGGCCGCGAGAGATGCGGGCGATAAACATCCCAACAAACGGTGACCATGATAACCACCAACCCCAATACAGCAGTGTCCAACCCCCTAACCAATCACTGGATTTGGGTTCGTAGGCATACAAGTTAAATGTTTTACTGACTATCTCTGAGAGATATCCCCCAGTATTTTCCACAAAGGATTTTAGCAATAAAACCGTGGGTCCTAAGATCACAATTAGCAGCAATAGGAGGAAGGCGAGACCGAGGTTCAACTCAGATAAAATTCGGATCCCTTTATCTAACCCTGAGACGACGGATAAGGTTGCGAGAGCGGTGAAGGCGATAATCAAACCGACTTGCACGGTCTCATTTACGGGTAAACCGAACAGGTGGTTCATTCCCGCGTTAACTTGCAGTACCCCAAAGCCTAGAGAGGTCGCGACACCAAACACGGTACCCACCACCGCAAACACATCTACAGCATGACCTAAAGGACCATAAATTCGGTCACCAATAATAGGGTATAGGGCTGAGCGTAGGGTGAGTGGTAAACCGTGGCGATAGCTGAAAAAGGCTAAAATCAAAGCGACAATGGCATAGATAGCCCAAGCGTGTAATCCCCAATGGAAGAATGTCAGGCGCATGGCTTCTTTGGCGGCTTCTACAGTTTGTGGATCCCCTACTGGTGGGTTGAGGTAGTGCATGACGGGCTCGGCAACGCCGAAGAACATCAAACCGATCCCCATTCCAGCAGAGAACAACATGGCAAACCAAGAGACATAGCTGAAATTGGGCTGTGCGTGATCAGGACCTAATTTTATCTGTCCATAACGCGAGAGTCCCAGATAAGTCACACTCAACAAAATGATGGCTACAGCGAGTATGTAGAACCAACTGGCGTTGTTAAATAAGTTCTTTTGAAGATGACTTAGATGAGATTCTGCCATTTCAGGCATTAAGGCGGCAAAACCGACGATAAGCAGAATAATGATAGCCGAACTGTAAAATACAGGAGGGCTGATTTTGGTACGTACTTTTTTGGTTTCAGTCACGTTTTGACTCATAACGACCTTCTTTACTTTTTATTTTATTTTTTGCATACCAATCTTAAGGGGGCATGCGGCGAGCTGTCCTTCTGAATAAAACAATAGGTTATTGCGAAAGGGTTTCCCTATAGGAACCAGAATAGAAAGAACAATAAAATGGATAAATTATGGGTGTTGATAACGATGATTTAAGACTGAATTATCAACAAAAATTGGTGAATGACGACCCCCTTTGAACCCTGTTATGAATAAAAAACGAAAAGGTATACTGCCACGGTAAACATCAATGATCAACCTAATGGGTAAAATGAAAATAAATAAATGGTGTAAATTTCATGTTATTTATCAATCTATTGTTTA encodes:
- a CDS encoding NAD-dependent succinate-semialdehyde dehydrogenase, which translates into the protein MSLNTNSKLFRQQAYINGQWVNAQDSSQFDVTNPANGEVIARVSNVGATETQQAIEAAEKALPAWRAKSAKERSQILNKWFRLMMENQQELAQILSTEQGKSINESMGEIAYGASFIEWFAEEGKRTYGETIPSPLPGRRLVTIKQPVGVVAAITPWNFPNAMITRKVGPALAAGCTMVLKPAAETPLSALALAALGEEAGIPAGVFNIVPGTDAKAIGAVMTSSPIVRKLTFTGSTRVGKLLMEQCADTVKKMSLELGGNAPFIVFDDADLDAAVQGALAAKFRNSGQTCVCANRILVQEGVYDEFAARLAKAVSALKIGPATQADSEQGPLINQAAVDKVSEHIADAVAQGASIVAGGKSASLGGLFFEPTVLVNVTESMKVAKEETFGPLAPLFKFRDEQEAIDLANDTEFGLASYFYSRDIGRIYRVAEVLESGMVGINEGIISNEVAPFGGIKQSGLGREGSRYGIEDYLEVKYLCFGGLSN
- a CDS encoding Bcr/CflA family multidrug efflux MFS transporter, with the translated sequence MPISFTNRPIPRWLIPLLGSLVAFGPLSIDMYLPALPQMAQALNATQGQMQYTLGAFFAGFCVGMLFYGPLSDLLGRRKMLLSGLVIFTLASLLCAQATSSEALITFRALQAFGSGAAIVMARAIARDVYPSSELPKVLSLMTLVTMIAPLLAPLVGGFLLIHFEWQVIFYVLAVVGLCSVLAIFLLLPETLPHQRESRNLVGVAFHNYRLVLTDREALSIIGTMAFSFAGMFAFISGSPFVYINYFGVSEQYYGLLFGCNILGMIAMLLLNVRLLKVYSLPRILGMQSGIQLIFGVLLLIFYQQSLPIIVILVVLFLSMVNAIGTNSLSLLLQHRGKIAGSASALAISIQFALAALASVAVSILQDESPFAMALVMAICAGLSFSSQRLSAKNVHAHVHSVSSENNEK
- a CDS encoding 5-carboxymethyl-2-hydroxymuconate Delta-isomerase — protein: MPHFYAECTDNIREEAALPELFAKVNSALAGTGIFPLGGIRSRAIWLDTWQMADGKHDYAFVHMTLKIGAGRSLEDRQKTGEMLFDLIKVHFADLMAKRYLALSFTMEELDPVLNYKQNNVHALFKS
- the hpaD gene encoding 3,4-dihydroxyphenylacetate 2,3-dioxygenase — encoded protein: MGKLALTAKITHVPSMYLSELPGKNHGCRQAAIDGHKEISRRCRELGVDTIIVFDTHWLVNSAYHINCADHFKGIYTSNELPHFIRDMEYEYDGNSVLGQMIGEEARKLGVRAQAHEIPSLTLEYATLVPMRYMNSDRHFKVISISAFCTSHSFETSRKLGEAVLTAIEKYDGTVAVLASGSLSHRFIDDHRAEDGMNSYTREFDEQMDKRVVKLWREGRFAEFCKMLPEYADYCYGEGHMHDTVMLLGLLGWDKYDEKVEVLTDLFASSGTGQINAIFPLPKFITDKQAANA
- the hpaE gene encoding 5-carboxymethyl-2-hydroxymuconate semialdehyde dehydrogenase, which translates into the protein MTKINHWINGKNVESKEYFETTNPATGEVLAEVASGGQDEINQAVAAAKEAFPKWANTPMKERARLMRRLGELIDENVPQIAEMETNDTGLPIHQTKNVLIPRASHNFEFFAEICQQMNGRTYPVDDKMMNYTLIQPVGVCGLISPWNVPFMTATWKTAPCLALGNTAVLKMSELSPLSANRLGELALEAGIPAGVLNVVQGYGATAGDALVKHHDVRAVSFTGGTATGRAIMQNAGLKKYSMELGGKSPVLIFEDADIERAMDAALFTIFSINGERCTAGSRIFIQESIYPEFVKRFAERANRLIVGDPTDPKTQVGALISQQHWNKVSGYIRIGMEEGATLLAGGPDKPTDLPAHLKNGHFLRPTVLADVDNRMRVAQEEIFGPVACLIPFKTEEDGLRMANDVEYGLASYIWTQDVSKILRLSRNIEAGMVFVNTQNVRDLRQPFGGVKASGVGREGGEYSFEVFAEMKNVCISYGDHNIPRWGV
- a CDS encoding fumarylacetoacetate hydrolase family protein → MKHAKIRYQGTEYSVTVGDNEAIKLPNGNVISGDSADVEWLPPAQGTLFALGLNYADHATELEFKPPEEPLIFIKAENSLTGHRQVSVRPDNVEYMHYESELVVIIGKAAHKVSQEDAMDYVAGYTVCNDYAIRDYLENYYRPNLRVKSRDTLTPIGPWMVDKADIKDPHNLALYTYVNGELRQKGTTADLIFNIPFLIAYLSDFMTLQPGDMIATGTPKGLSDVVPGDEVIVEVEGVGRLINTIISEKEYEERV
- a CDS encoding fumarylacetoacetate hydrolase family protein; the encoded protein is MKGTVFAVALNHQSQLDHWLEAFQQAPYKTPPKTPVWFIKPRNTRINSGDNILHPAGEEVQSGATLALVIGKDARKVTAQNALEFIAGFALANEVSLPEDTFYRPAIKAKCRDTFCPIGELVKTSLSSPVEIVTLINGQEANRWSTKDLVRSASELVAALSDFATLKQGDVILLGTPHQRVTIKPGDQVEIQATGFPSLKNSVVAAGGQ
- the hpaR gene encoding homoprotocatechuate degradation operon regulator HpaR yields the protein MHESLTIALLQARETAMGFFRPILKSYNLTEQQWRIIRVLADNRSIDFHELSVQTCILRPSLTGILTRMEREGLIFRLKPLNDQRKLYVSLTPTGQELYDKARQEVEEGYQKIEQAFSQEKMQQLTALLEELIALESPDYSSIMDRSKIA
- a CDS encoding BCCT family transporter, translating into MSQNVTETKKVRTKISPPVFYSSAIIILLIVGFAALMPEMAESHLSHLQKNLFNNASWFYILAVAIILLSVTYLGLSRYGQIKLGPDHAQPNFSYVSWFAMLFSAGMGIGLMFFGVAEPVMHYLNPPVGDPQTVEAAKEAMRLTFFHWGLHAWAIYAIVALILAFFSYRHGLPLTLRSALYPIIGDRIYGPLGHAVDVFAVVGTVFGVATSLGFGVLQVNAGMNHLFGLPVNETVQVGLIIAFTALATLSVVSGLDKGIRILSELNLGLAFLLLLLIVILGPTVLLLKSFVENTGGYLSEIVSKTFNLYAYEPKSSDWLGGWTLLYWGWWLSWSPFVGMFIARISRGRTIREFVTGVLFVPAGFTLMWMTFFGNTAIDLIKNQGATRLAETVQSDVSLALFEFLTYFPFSTVLSFFAMLMVVVFFVTSADSGAMVVDTLASGGDSDTPVWQRIFWAGLMGVVAITMLLAGGLQALQTLTIASALPFAIVLLISIYGLFKALRVDAYKRDSQQLATIAPTASRNPIPWQRRLRNIVYFPKRAHVKRFMEESVKPSMEMVSEELSKQGTVCHIHTDKDDRIGFEVDLGEDMNFLYEVRLRYYIQPAFALAGMGTDNDEERSEEQKYYRAEIHLKEGGQDYDVMGWAKEQIIHDILDQYEKHIHFLHLLGK